From the genome of Mycoplasmopsis bovis PG45:
TATTCGAATCAGTAACATTTCCTGGAAATATTTTGTAGTGTAACGGTATCCCATTTTCATCAGTTGCCATGCCTATAACAATCTGGTCTTCTTTAAATTTTCCATCTTTTGAATAGCCAGGTTTTTTATAACCTTCACGAGAAAATGTTTCAAAATAAGTAGTTGTTGCGTCAAATCATAATACATCAATTTTTCTATTAGTATTTGCACAAATTTTTGCATTTAAATTTCTTAAAATTTCATCTTTGTTTTTTGCTATATAGTCTAATGATCTATAAAATGAATTTTTTGAATAAGTGTCTATTTTTTCTTTTTTTGCTGTCATATAAGTGTTAAAAACACTTATTGGATTTTTAATTCTTTGATAAATCAACTGTAAAACAACATCTTTTAATGTTATCGATTTTGTGGGAGAACAATCATTAAAAATATTGAAATAATCAAATAGTTTTTCAACTACTTCGTAACCTTTAAACCTTTCTAAAACTTCTTTTTTGGTCTCTTTTTTCTCTTTAAAAATCTCATCTAATTTAGTTCTTGCTTGTTCTTTTGTTCAAGACAATGGAAAGTTTGCAATAATTGCTTTGATAATTGTTAGCGGATCATCGTGATATTGTTTTAATTCATGCAAATAACCATATCCTAATCTGTATACAAAACCTTTGTTATCTGGTCTTGGCACTCCAATTGATAAGTATTCACCTTTTTTAACTCTTGCTATTGATGTTCTTCATTGTCTTTTTGCATCATTTTTCGACTTTTTCATGTTTTTATTATATCATATTTAAGCATAAAAGTATAATAAATTATATTTTTTTTATAAAAAAATATAGCCGCCGAAAACTGAGTGTTTTCGCGACTAAGTGGGAAACGTAGGAAAAACAATTAACAAAAAATACTGAAGTTGATTTTCAGTATTTTTTTGCTTTATTTATGATTTACTTCGTTCTCAATTGATTTAATTAAGTCATCTTCTTTTATTTCTGATGGAGAATTATGATCAGTTCATTTTACTGCAGCTGATTTAATTGAGTTATATATTTGTCCGGTTTTATCATCTTGAACATTATTTTTAGCAATTATTGAACTATCTTTTTCAAAATCTCTAATTGATTTAATAGAAACATAAGCTGATCTTAGAAAGTTTAAAATTCTAAATTCTTCATCACTGATAGAATTATTTGCTCTTTTTTGTTTTAGCTTTTCAGCTTCAGTTTCAAATCAATTTAGACTCTTATCATTTACAACTGAGGCTAGTGGCATAATATAGCCAGAATATTTAGCAAAGGTTTTTCAGTTTTCCTCTACCCCTTGATTATAGGCATTATTGGTTCCTTCAAATAATCATTTAACGAACTTTACAACAGCTTTATTCATTGAACTGTCTTTAGATTTTAACACTAGTAAGCTAGAACCTCCTTCAGTAAATATTTTTTGCGAACCTTTTTTAATTGTTGTTAATTGTGGATCCATATAAACATCTTCATATGAAGCAACTTTTTTAGCAAAATCAGGGTCGTTTTTACCTTGACTTTCTTTTAGTCTACTACTGTACATTGTTGAATTAACGCCAACGCTTGCTGCAAAACCTATAGCGCTTTTGAATCTAGCGATATTTATGCTAGAGTTTTCGCCCTTGTTACCAAAATTTATCGTTTGGAAAACCTTGTTGTTAGCACCTACTTTGTGTGCATGTCTTTTTATTGCTTCTTTATAACTGCTTAACAATAACTTAAACTTGCTTTTTATGTCTTGATCTTGAACTATGTTATATTTAACAGTAACAGGTTTTTCAGGATTGCCAGTTTCTTCTAAATCATATACAAGCTTGTCTTTATCAATTTGCGAGTGAAGTTCTTTAAATAATAAGTCATTGGCATAATCTACTGAAATAACTTCACCAGTTAATGTATCATCATTAACTTTTGATTCATTTAGCTTAGTGCCTTCATGGAATTTTTTAGCAAATTCCTTAATACTTTCAACAGACTTAAATGTTTCATCGTTTACAGTAAGTCCCTCAAAAGCTTTATTGCTATTCGCCTCTAATGCCTTTCAAATAGTATTTTCCGGCAATTTAGAACCAACACCTTCTTTGCCAGCTTCGGTTGCTTTTTTAACAATTTCTGCATTCTCGTCAACCTTTCCGCCGTTCGCTTTAATCATTTTAAACATATAATCTAAAACTTCAAGATTATAAACAACAGCATCTACGTCTAAATTATCAAATGGAATGCTATAAATTTTGTCATTACCTTTTTGTCCTGGTAGTTTTGAGTGTAAGTCCGCAATATTTTTATTAAATATTGACTTAGTTATTCCATGGTCAGAAAGATCCATTAATCTTTTGTGTTGATTAAGTACATAAGCACCAGATTGTGCTCCTAGAATAAGGTTTGGCAATGCTGCTTCATTGTTTGTTTCAATGTCATTTTTTACCTTTTTAATTAATTCAAACTCACTAGTGGTTTTTGTTTTGTCACTAAATTGTAATTCTATAGGTAAGAAGTCTTTGTCTTTACTAAATGTTGTGTTGTAGTACTTAACTAAAGGTACAAGCATCTTAGGCAAAGGCCAATAATTATCTTGAGCAAATTGAAACACCACTTTTTTGTCATTTTTTTGACATGATGCTGCAATCATTGGAGCAGCTGCTGCTAATGGAATAATTCCAAACAATAATTTTTTCTTATTCATTTTCTAAATCCTTTATATTTTAAAAACAACATTAACATTTTATATTACATTTAATAAAATACATGCTAAAACTAAAATTTTGTTAAAAAAAATATGAAAATAAAAGCCTATTTTATAGGCCTTTTAGAAAAATACTCCACTTAACTTATTAATTGAATCTATTTATTTTCTTTGAGAAAATAGCATAAATTGTTAGTGGTATAAGAACTGAAATTACAGCTCCAGCAGCTTGAATGGCTGTATTTTCAAACTCAGCAGATTCTTTTCCTAAGTTTAAAAATCAGATTGTTATATTTGTAAAACCTTTTACATTGCTTGTTGATGGAAGCACAAATGTTGGCCACAAATAGTCATTTCAGGCTGTAATGAAAGCAAATACAATCAACAAAAAGTATGCCAATTTCAATTTTGGCAAGTAAACATATGTGATTTTCTGATTTCACTTGAGATTGTCATTTAGCATAACTTTATACTTTTCATTATGAGCACTTTTAGCTAAATCTCACACATAGGTAAATGTAAAGAACGAAAATATAGAATTAGATACAAATGAAAATGCTGTTCCGTATAAATCTAACCTTATTAAGAAAGTTTTTAGACTTAAATAGATTGAAAATTCAGGTACTAAGCTTATTACTAAGAAGAAATTTTGAAATATTTTCTGAAACCTGTTATTCATTTTTAAAAGACCTGCAACAGCCATAGAA
Proteins encoded in this window:
- a CDS encoding P68 family surface lipoprotein; the protein is MNKKKLLFGIIPLAAAAPMIAASCQKNDKKVVFQFAQDNYWPLPKMLVPLVKYYNTTFSKDKDFLPIELQFSDKTKTTSEFELIKKVKNDIETNNEAALPNLILGAQSGAYVLNQHKRLMDLSDHGITKSIFNKNIADLHSKLPGQKGNDKIYSIPFDNLDVDAVVYNLEVLDYMFKMIKANGGKVDENAEIVKKATEAGKEGVGSKLPENTIWKALEANSNKAFEGLTVNDETFKSVESIKEFAKKFHEGTKLNESKVNDDTLTGEVISVDYANDLLFKELHSQIDKDKLVYDLEETGNPEKPVTVKYNIVQDQDIKSKFKLLLSSYKEAIKRHAHKVGANNKVFQTINFGNKGENSSINIARFKSAIGFAASVGVNSTMYSSRLKESQGKNDPDFAKKVASYEDVYMDPQLTTIKKGSQKIFTEGGSSLLVLKSKDSSMNKAVVKFVKWLFEGTNNAYNQGVEENWKTFAKYSGYIMPLASVVNDKSLNWFETEAEKLKQKRANNSISDEEFRILNFLRSAYVSIKSIRDFEKDSSIIAKNNVQDDKTGQIYNSIKSAAVKWTDHNSPSEIKEDDLIKSIENEVNHK
- a CDS encoding ABC transporter permease subunit, giving the protein MLLAKKIFFGILKFALIGLLCIMLLFPLYYLLLHSLVSPKTITDNKATLTIQEWNWSNYAEAYKKDFWVAFGYTSLFALFLMTLRIVTYSMAVAGLLKMNNRFQKIFQNFFLVISLVPEFSIYLSLKTFLIRLDLYGTAFSFVSNSIFSFFTFTYVWDLAKSAHNEKYKVMLNDNLKWNQKITYVYLPKLKLAYFLLIVFAFITAWNDYLWPTFVLPSTSNVKGFTNITIWFLNLGKESAEFENTAIQAAGAVISVLIPLTIYAIFSKKINRFN